In Raphanus sativus cultivar WK10039 chromosome 5, ASM80110v3, whole genome shotgun sequence, the following proteins share a genomic window:
- the LOC108858777 gene encoding WD repeat-containing protein 26 homolog — MIFLSMYVYCMLKLIARKLKDLNFFDTLHAGWMIASLASISSTPPSSTFSYNGKYLASSSKDNSAIIWEINAEGGEFSRKHKLEGHEKPVVLVLWSPDDKQVVTCGENEVIKRWDVGPSGQCLQTYGTVDVGSVSCGWLHDGSGIIGAMADRRIYLWNLDGSEIEHVQGRSGHKLSEVAMTSDGKWLVSVGKEHNEISLFDREARDDEKVIVVDNMVTSFSFSRDSKYLLVNLITQEIQVWMIDGGGEVACKVSELKGHKRRRFVIRSCFGGYDENFIASGSEDSQVYIWHRGFEREPCCVLSGHGGAVNCVSWNPTDLHMLASGSDDKTIRIWGLDDE; from the exons ATGATCTTCCTCTCTATGTATGTATACTGTATGCTTAAGTTGATTGCAAGAAAGCTCAAAGATTTGAATTTCTTTGACACTCTGCATGCAGGATGGATG ATAGCCTCTCTGGCGTCAATCTCCTCGACCCCACCATCAAGCACTTTCTCGTATAATGGCAAATACTTGGCTTCTTCTTCTAAGGATAACTCAGCAATTATATGGGag ATCAATGCAGAGGGAGGAGAGTTTTCGAGGAAGCATAAACTTGAGGGACACGAGAAGCCAGTTGTACTAGTCTTATGGAGTCCTGACGATAAACAAGTCGTTACATGTGGAGAAAACGAAGTCATCAAGCGATGGGATGTTGGACCTTCAGGACAATGCCTTCAAACCTACGGAACAGTTGATGTTGGTTCCGTTTCCTGTGGATGGCTCCATGACGGTTCAGGTATAATCGGCGCGATGGCAGACAGGCGGATCTATCTGTGGAACTTAGATGGGAGCGAGATTGAGCACGTGCAAGGACGAAGCGGACATAAGCTTTCTGAGGTAGCTATGACGAGTGATGGGAAGTGGCTTGTAAGCGTGGGAAAGGAGCATAATGAGATCTCGCTGTTTGATAGAGAAGCTAGAGATGATGAGAAAGTGATTGTGGTGGACAACATGGTTACCTCGTTCTCGTTTTCGAGAGACAGCAAGTATCTTCTAGTCAATCTCATCACACAGGAGATCCAAGTCTGGATGATTGATGGCGGAGGGGAAGTAGCATGTAAGGTTTCCGAGCTCAAAGGCCACAAGCGTAGGAGGTTTGTTATCAGGTCTTGCTTTGGTGGCTATGATGAAAATTTCATCGCCAGTGGGAGTGAGGATTCTCAG gtaTACATATGGCACAGAGGATTTGAGAGGGAGCCTTGTTGTGTACTGTCAGGACACGGAGGAGCTGTGAACTGTGTGAGTTGGAACCCGACTGATCTTCATATGTTGGCCTCAGGGAGTGACGATAAAACCATCCGGATTTGGGGACTTGACGACGAGTGA
- the LOC108863200 gene encoding TOM1-like protein 5 produces the protein MASELVSCATSEKLTDVDWGKNIEICELAARDERQAKDVIKAIKKRLGSKNPNTQLYTVQLLEMLMNNIGENIHKQVIDTGVLPTLVKIVKKKTDLPVRERIFLLLNATQTSLGGASGKFPQYYTAYNDLVNAGVQFPQRPSSTPPVVVTAQAVPRNTLNEQLASARNEGTAPTTQQQRESQTASPSSILQKASAALEVLKEVLDAVDSHNPEGAKDEFTLDLVEQCSFQKERVMHLVMTSRDERAVSQAIELNEQLQRILNRHEDLLSGRFTGPGRSTAASNGYRSNNLEPSHPISNGSNANTKPNSSISNPNHLNLEDEDEEEEPEQLFRRLRKGKARAMPEDEEKPSPPQALLGSAIHNERLNRPLIRPLPSEASSRGGGDSHSHSHSHSQSPPVVIPPPPSKHVEREKFFKEKKVDGASSGLPGHMRGLSLHSRDGSSSRSGSVDFSD, from the exons GCAAGCAAAAGATGTTATTAAAGCTATCAAAAAACGCTTGGGGAGCAAGAACCCAAACACTCAACTATATACTGTCCAG TTGCTGGAGATGTTGATGAATAATATTGGAGAAAATATTCATAAGCAGGTTATAGATACAGGTGTACTCCCTACACTTGTTAAGATAGTAAAGAAAAAA ACGGATTTGCCTGTAAGAGAGAGGATATTTCTCCTTCTTAACGCAACTCAAACCTCTCTTGGTGGCGCTTCAGGGAAGTTCCCCCAGTACTATACTGCATACAATGATTTAGTG AACGCAGGAGTTCAATTTCCTCAGAGACCTAGTTCCACCCCACCAGTCGTGGTTACTGCACAGGCGGTTCCGAGAAATACACTCAATGAACAACTTGCATCTGCTAGAAACGAGGGGACTGCCCCTACTACTCAGCAGCAGCGAGAATCTCAAACTGCTTCTCCTTCTAG CATCTTGCAAAAAGCTAGTGCTGCATTAGAAGTTTTGAAGGAAGTCCTTGACGCAGTTGATTCTCATAATCCTGAG GGAGCAAAAGATGAGTTTACTCTTGATCTTGTAGAGCAATGCTCATTTCAGAAAGAGCGTGTAATGCACCTCGTCATGACATCTAG GGATGAAAGAGCAGTTTCTCAAGCAATTGAATTGAATGAACAACTTCAGAGAATTCTTAATAGACATGAAGACTTACTCTCTGGTAGATTCACAGGGCCAGGCAGGTCTACTGCTGCATCCAATGGTTATCGTTCCAATAATCTCGAACCTAGTCATCCTATCTCAAACGGTTCTAATGCAAATACCAAACCGAACAGCTCTATCTCTAATCCAAACCATCTTAATCTTGAAGATGAGGATGAGGAAGAGGAGCCTGAGCAGTTATTCAGAAG ATTGCGAAAAGGGAAAGCTAGAGCAATGcctgaagatgaagaaaagCCATCACCTCCACAAGCCTTACTTGGATCAGCAATCCATAACGAAAGACTCAACCGTCCACTCATTCGTCCTTTACCATCAGAGGCATCATCACGCGGTGGTGGTGATAGCCATAGCCATAGCCATAGCCATTCACAGTCCCCGCCTGTTGTGATCCCACCACCACCTTCAAAACACGTTGAGAGGGAAAAGTTCTTCAAGGAGAAGAAAGTCGATGGTGCCTCCTCGGGTTTACCAGGTCACATGAGAGGCCTTTCTTTGCATAGCCGTGATGGCAGCAGCTCACGCAGTGGAAGTGTAGACTTCAGTGACTGA
- the LOC108863201 gene encoding serine/threonine-protein kinase SRK2H yields the protein MDKYEVVKDLGAGNFGVARLLRHKETKELVAMKYIERGRKIDENVAREIINHRSLRHPNIIRFKEVVLTPTHLAIVMEYASGGELFERICNAGRFSEAEARYFFQQLICGVDYCHSLQICHRDLKLENTLLDGSPAPLLKICDFGYSKSSLLHSRPKSTVGTPAYIAPEVLSRREYDGKNADVWSCGVTLYVMLVGGYPFEDPDDPRNFRKTIQRIMAVQYKIPDYVHISQECKHLLSRIFVTNPAKRITLKEIKKHPWFLKNLPKELTDSAQAAYYKRDNPSFSLQSVEDIMKIVGEARNPAPSSSAVKGFDEDDEDVEEEEEEEEEDDDEEEEEEDEYEKHVKEAHKSQESSKA from the exons ATGGACAAGTATGAAGTTGTCAAGGACTTGGGAGCTGGGAACTTCGGTGTGGCTCGTCTCCTTAGGCATAAAGAGACTAAGGAGCTCGTTGCCATGAAGTACATCGAGAGAGGTCGCAAG ATAGATGAGAATGTGGCGAGAGAGATTATCAATCACAGATCACTTAGGCATCCGAATATCATCCGGTTCAAGGAGGTGGTTTTGACTCCAACTCATCTTGCTATTGTGATGGAGTATGCTTCTGGTGGAGAGCTGTTTGAACGCATCTGTAATGCTGGTAGATTCAGTGAAGCTGAG GCTAGATACTTCTTTCAGCAGCTGATTTGTGGCGTGGATTACTGCCATTCCCTG cAAATATGTCATAGAGATCTGAAGCTTGAGAACACACTACTTGATGGGAGTCCTGCACCACTATTGAAAATCTGTGATTTTGGTTACTCTAAG TCATCTCTGCTTCACTCTAGACCTAAGTCAACTGTTGGAACTCCAGCTTACATTGCACCTGAAGTTCTCTCTAGAAGAGAATATGAtggaaag AATGCGGATGTTTGGTCTTGTGGTGTGACTCTTTATGTGATGCTGGTTGGAGGGTATCCATTTGAAGACCCTGATGATCCAAGAAACTTCAGGAAAACAATCCAA CGTATAATGGCTGTACAGTACAAGATCCCGGACTATGTTCACATATCTCAGGAGTGCAAACACCTTCTCTCTCGCATTTTTGTCACTAATCCAGCTAAG AGGATCACACTTAAAGAGATCAAGAAGCATCCGTGGTTCTTGAAGAACTTACCAAAGGAGCTTACGGATTCTGCTCAAGCAGCGTACTACAAGAGAGACAACCCAAGCTTCTCTCTTCAAAGCGTTGAGGACATAATGAAGATCGTTGGAGAAGCAAGGAATCCAGCTCCGTCTTCTAGTGCCGTCAAGGgctttgatgaagatgatgaagacgtggaggaggaagaggaggaggaagaagaagatgatgatgaagaggaggaggaagaggatgaaTATGAGAAGCATGTCAAAGAGGCACATAAGAGCCAAGAGTCTTCTAAAgcttaa